Genomic segment of Streptosporangium sp. NBC_01755:
GCCCGGGGGGCGGGGGCGAAGTGGCAGTCCGTTTCGACCCGTTGGCGGCGCCGTAGCACGTATGTAACATTTGGCCAGCACAATGCAAAAATATTGCAAGCCTCTGTTAAATTCTCTCTGTTCTTCGCAACTTGTGCCGGTGGTGTACCCGGCGACCAGCACCCCCCAGCGACGAACAGGCCAGGGCTCGCGAACCGGTCCCGCGAACCGACCCCGCGGACCACACCGGTCGGCCCGCCCGCCGGAGTCCGGGCATCCGGAGTCCGCATCTTGCGAGCGAGGCGCCCCCCGCAGGTGCCGAGCACGTCGCGCGACGGAGGCCGCGGCCTCCCCCTGCCCCTGTCGTTCCAGCCGAGAGATAGAGGAACGCGATGAGAAAGCAGTACCTGGCGTTAAGGCTGTTGGCGGCGATGGCCGCGACCAACCTGCTCATCCTGGCCGGGGCGGTCTCACCCGCCACGGCGGCCGGCCCCAACCTCGCGGTGGGTAAGGCGACCTCGTCAAGCAGCACCGCCGCCCCCTACGGCGAGGCCAACGCCACCGACGGCAATGCCAACACCTACTGGGAGAGCGGCAACAACGCCTTCCCACAGTGGCTCCAGGTGGACCTCGGAGCCGTCACCAACGTGGACCAGATCATCCTGAAGCTGCCCCCGGCGGCGGCCTGGGCCACCCAGCCGTTCTTCGTCGGTCGCGGCGCCAACATGCCGTACGACATGTACGAGGCCGAGGACGCCGTCGTCGGCGGCGGGGCGGCCGTGATCGGCCCGAACCGCAACATCGGCGACCTGGCGGGTGAGGCGTCGGGCCGCAGGGCGGTGACGCTGAACACGGCGGGCAGCTACGTCGAGTTCACCACCAAGGCCAGCACCGACACCCTGGTCACCCGCTTCTCCATCCCCGACTCGGCCGGTCTTGTGGCCGGTTCATCCCCGGCTGTCGGGGGTGCCTCATACAATGATCCGATGCCTTTCCCCGAGAACGACCCCGAGGTGAGCGACGCGTCGCGGGTCCTGCAGCGCGTCTTCGGCTACGACTCGTTCCGGGCGGGCCAGCAGGAGATCATCGACCACGTCGTGGCCGGCGGCGACGCCCTGGTGCTCATGCCGACGGGTGGCGGCAAGTCGCTGTGCTACCAGATCCCCGCGCTCGTGCGTAAGGGCACGGGAGTGGTGATCTCGCCGCTCATCGCGCTCATGCAGGACCAGGTCGACGCCCTGACGGCGCTCGGTGTGCGGGCCGGGTTCCTCAACTCCACGCAGGACTTCGAGGAGCGTCGCCAGGTCGAGTCGGCCTTCCTCTCCGGCGAGCTGGACCTGCTCTACCTGGCGCCGGAGCGTCTGCGGGTCGACGCGACGCTGCGCCTGCTCGACAGCGGGACGATCTCGTTGTTCGCCATCGACGAGGCGCACTGCGTGGCCCAGTGGGGGCACGACTTCCGGCCCGACTACCTCGCCCTGTCCGCGCTGCACGAGCGCTGGCCGGACGTGCCGCGCATCGCGCTGACCGCCACGGCCACCGAGGCCACCCACGCCGAGATCGCCTCCAGGCTCAGCCTGGAGCGGGCCCGCCACTTCGTGGCGAGCTTCGACCGCCCCAACATCCAGTACCGCATCGCTCCCAAGAACGAGCCCAAGCGGCAGCTGCTCGAACTGCTTCGCGCCGAGCACGCAGGGGAGGCGGGCATCGTCTACTGCCTGTCGCGCAACTCGGTCGAGAAGATCGCCGAGTTCCTGGTGGAGAACGGCATCCGCGCGCTGCCCTACCACGCGGGCCTCGACGCCCGCACCCGCGCCGCCAACCAGGCGCGCTTCCTGCGTGAGGACGGCCTCGTCATGGTCGCCACCATCGCGTTCGGCATGGGCATCGACAAGCCCGACGTGCGGTTCGTCGCCCATCTTGACCTGCCCAAGTCCATCGAGGGTTACTACCAGGAGACCGGCCGGGCGGGGCGCGACGGCCTGCCCTCCACCGCGTGGCTCGCCTACGGCCTCCAGGATGTCGTGCAGCAGCGCAAGATGATCGACACCTCGGAGGGCGACGACGCCCACCGCCGCCGCCTGGCCACCCATCTGGACGCCATGCTCGCCCTGTGCGAGGCGGTCGAGTGCCGCCGCGCGCTGCTGCTCGCCTACTTCGGCCAGCAGGCCGCCGCCTGCGGCAACTGCGACACCTGCCTGTCGCCACCGGAGTCCTGGGACGGCACGGTCGCCGCGCAGAAGGTCCTGTCGACGGTGTTCCGGCTCATGCGCGAGCGC
This window contains:
- the recQ gene encoding DNA helicase RecQ, encoding MRKQYLALRLLAAMAATNLLILAGAVSPATAAGPNLAVGKATSSSSTAAPYGEANATDGNANTYWESGNNAFPQWLQVDLGAVTNVDQIILKLPPAAAWATQPFFVGRGANMPYDMYEAEDAVVGGGAAVIGPNRNIGDLAGEASGRRAVTLNTAGSYVEFTTKASTDTLVTRFSIPDSAGLVAGSSPAVGGASYNDPMPFPENDPEVSDASRVLQRVFGYDSFRAGQQEIIDHVVAGGDALVLMPTGGGKSLCYQIPALVRKGTGVVISPLIALMQDQVDALTALGVRAGFLNSTQDFEERRQVESAFLSGELDLLYLAPERLRVDATLRLLDSGTISLFAIDEAHCVAQWGHDFRPDYLALSALHERWPDVPRIALTATATEATHAEIASRLSLERARHFVASFDRPNIQYRIAPKNEPKRQLLELLRAEHAGEAGIVYCLSRNSVEKIAEFLVENGIRALPYHAGLDARTRAANQARFLREDGLVMVATIAFGMGIDKPDVRFVAHLDLPKSIEGYYQETGRAGRDGLPSTAWLAYGLQDVVQQRKMIDTSEGDDAHRRRLATHLDAMLALCEAVECRRALLLAYFGQQAAACGNCDTCLSPPESWDGTVAAQKVLSTVFRLMRERRQKFGAGQIIDILLGKKTAKVIQHDHDGLTVFGIGTELGEAEWRGVVRQLLAQGLLAVEGDYGTLVLTEASAEVLGRRRQVPLRREPTMAARAARAAKSSTSRRAEPAELPEEAVPVFELLRAWRGAVAKEQGVPAYVIFHDATLREIATRSPSSLAELGTVSGVGENKLAKYGLQVLDTLAASGSGPDLSGSGPDPAGNEEDLLVFP